Proteins from a single region of Microtus ochrogaster isolate Prairie Vole_2 linkage group LG5, MicOch1.0, whole genome shotgun sequence:
- the LOC101985740 gene encoding olfactory receptor 13F1, with amino-acid sequence MVQANWTSVTVFFFLGFSHYPKVEVVIFVLCLLMYLTTLLGNTILISITILDSRLHTPMYFFLSNLSFLDIWYTSSALIPMLANFILGKNTISFSGCASQMYFSLAMGSTECVLLSMMAYDRYVAICNPLRYPIIMNRRVCVQIAGSSWLTGCLTALVETGPVLQLSLCGKSIINHFTCEILALLKMACVDTSMVQLIMLVISILLLPLPMLLICVSYAFILSNILRISSVDGRSKAFSTCAAHLTVVVLFYGTALSMYLKPSAVNSQEIDKFMALIYAGLTPMLNPIIYSLRNKEVKMAVKKLLIRNPFNAILTSVLK; translated from the coding sequence ATGGTCCAGGCAAATTGGACCTCTGTCACAGTATTTTTCTTCCTAGGATTTTCCCATTACCCCAAAGTTGAAGTCGTCATATTTGTCCTGTGTCTGCTGATGTACCTGACCACCTTGCTGGGAAATACTATTCTGATCTCCATCACCATCCTAGACTCTCGCCtacacactcccatgtactttttcctcaGTAACCTCTCTTTTCTGGACATCTGGTATACCTCTTCTGCTCTCATTCCAATGCTGGCAAACTTTATTTTGGGGAAAAACACCATCTCATTCTCAGGATGTGCTTCTCAGATGTATTTCTCTCTTGCCATGGGCTCCACCGAATGTGTGCTCCTCTCCATGATGGCCTATGACAggtatgtggccatctgcaaTCCCCTAAGATATCCTATCATTATGAACAGGAGAGTCTGTGTGCAGATTGCAGGCAGTTCCTGGCTGACAGGATGCCTCACTGCCTTGGTGGAAACAGGACCTGTACTTCAGCTGTCTCTCTGTGGTAAAAGCATCATCAATCATTTTACCTGTGAAATTCTGGCCCTCTTGAAAATGGCTTGTGTGGACACATCCATGGTACAGTTAATCATGTTGGTGATCAGCATCCTTCTTCTCCCATTGCCGATGCTGCTTATTTGTGTCTCCTATGCGTTCATCCTCTCCAACATTTTGAGGATCAGCTCAGTGGATGGACGAAGCAAAGCCTTTTCAACATGTGCAGCCCACTTGACTGTAGTGGTTCTGTTCTATGGGACAGCTCTCTCCATGTACCTGAAGCCCTCAGCTGTAAACTCACAGGAAATAGATAAATTTATGGCTTTGATATACGCTGGATTAACACCGATGCTGAATCCTATTATCTATAGTTTACggaacaaagaagtaaaaatggcTGTGAAAAAATTGCTGATTAGAAATCCCTTTAATGCTATCTTGACTTCTGTCCTCAAATAA